Proteins encoded in a region of the Clarias gariepinus isolate MV-2021 ecotype Netherlands unplaced genomic scaffold, CGAR_prim_01v2 scaffold_30, whole genome shotgun sequence genome:
- the si:dkey-11p23.7 gene encoding V-set and Ig domain-containing protein, which yields MDVLRFTFTLLLIAISALSAYDDTWSVQVSPEVRTIEGYPAVLPCSFTHPAHTLHSSMNVVWRLGHARASTILFRCSSLNGSQHCETGPDQDQRYRLEGNHREHDLTLRISGTGLQDNGRYYCSVELPDHQHANFENKLGTRLRVEAPPRILSLSVEGSVDTSLKALCQVQGSPLPDVQWTGLDKVLDADNEVAPLPQEAPDRHRTTSQLLDVQPGGQYTCTASNPLGNDQATVYILPPSPEMSKHNSHNDDVLTIPLLLGLALAVKLLIFLGGLGGMIIKSHVGSKNLSQSTK from the exons ATGGACGTCCTGCGCTTTACCTTCACGCTGCTCCTAATCGCCATCTCGG CTTTATCAGCCTACGATGACACCTGGTCCGTTCAGGTTTCCCCCGAGGTGCGAACTATCGAGGGTTACCCCGCAGTGCTGCCCTGCTCCTTTACTCACCCTGCACACACCCTGCACTCCTCCATGAACGTGGTGTGGCGCTTGGGCCACGCCCGCGCCAGCACCATACTCTTCCGTTGCTCCAGCCTCAACGGCAGCCAGCATTGTGAGACCGGGCCGGACCAGGACCAGAGGTATCGGCTGGAGGGAAACCACAGAGAGCACGACCTGACTCTGCGCATCAGCGGCACCGGCCTGCAAGACAACGGGCGCTACTACTGCAGCGTCGAGCTGCCCGACCATCAGCACGCCAACTTCGAGAACAAACTGGGCACGCGGCTACGAGTGGAAG CTCCACCGCGGATCCTAAGCTTGTCCGTAGAGGGCAGCGTAGACACAAGTTTGAAAGCCCTGTGTCAGGTTCAGGGCTCTCCGCTACCCGACGTCCAGTGGACAGGTTTAGACAAAGTTCTCGATGCAGATAACGAAGTCGCCCCGCTCCCACAGGAAGCTCCGGATCGCCACAGAACCACCAGCCAGCTCCTGGACGTCCAGCCTGGGGGACAGTACACCTGTACAGCGTCCAACCCTCTTGGCAACGACCAGGCTACCGTCTACATCCTTCCCCCGAGTCCAGAAATGTCCAAGCACAACAGCCACAATGACGATGTACTAACCATACCTCTGCTGCTTGGGTTAGCATTAGCGGTTAAGCTGCTTATCTTCCTCGggggtctgggaggaatgatcATTAAATCTCATGTTGGGTCCAAAAATCTGAGTCAATCAACCAAATGA